The Feifania hominis DNA window CTTTTTCGGATGAAAAAATCACCCGCTTTTAGTCTTCCCGAAAAAAGCGGATGATTGTAAAAAAACAAATATTGTCATTTTTGAAGTTTCAGCGGATGAAGCCGCCGCCGACGACGGTGTCGCCGTCGTAGAGCACGCAGCTCTGGCCGGGCGCCGGGGCGCGCTGGGGCTCGTCGAAGTCAACGCGCACCGCGCCGCCGCCGAGGGGCGTTGCGAGCGCGGCGGCCTCGCGGGCCGCAAAGCGGATTTTCGCCGTGACCCGCATCGGCGCGTCAAGGCGCTCAAACGGGTGGAAGACGCAGTCGGTCAGCGTGACGCCGCCGTGAAACAGCTCGCGCTCGTCGGCGGTCAGCGTGACGGTGTTCGCCCCGGCGTCAATGGCCGAGACAAAGGCCTGGTAGCCGAGCGACACGCCGAGCCCCTTGCGCTGGCCGACCGTGTAGCGGATGACGCCCCGGTGGCGGCCGAGAACACAGCCCTGCCCGTCGACAAAATCGCCCGCGGGCGACGCGCCCGTGTGCCGCTCGAGAAAGGCCGCGTGGTCGCCGTCCGGCACAAAGCAGATCTCCTGGCTGTCGGGCTTGTCCGCCGTGACGAGGCCCTGCTCGCCGGCGAGAGCGCGCACCGCCTGCTTGTCGAGTTCGGCGAGCGGCAGCAGCAGCCGGGCGAGCACATCCTGCCCGAGGCGGTAGAGCATGTAGCTCTGGTCCTTTTGACGGTTTGCGGCGCGCAGAAGAAGATGCCGCCCACCGGTCTGTGCGCGGGCGACGCGGGCGTAGTGGCCGGTGGCCACATACTCCGCGCCCAGGTCGTCCGCGATGGACAGCAGCGTGTGAAACTTGACGGACGGATTGCAGACCACGCAGGGATTCGGCGTGCGCCCGGCGCGGTATTCGGCGGCAAAGGGGGCGATGACATACTTCTCAAAGCGCTCGGCGACATCCGCCGTAATCAGCGGGATGTCGAGCGCCGCCGCCACGCGCCGCGCGTCGTCGACGGGGCTTGCCGCGTGGGGAATCTGGAGCATGACGCCCACGACGTCAAAGCCGGCCTGCTGCAGCAGGCCGGCGGCGACGGAGCTGTCCACCCCGCCGGAGAGGCCGAGTACCACGGTCTGATTCATGGCGGTGTCTCCTTATGTCACTCGTGGGCGCAGCAGGCACAGTTGCCGTCGCAGCCGACGATGGGTGTCGGATCGACGCCCTTTCTCTTATAGTAGTCGATGATGGCCGACTTGATGGCCTCCTCGGCGAGCACCGAGCAGTGCATCTTGACGGGCGGCAGACCGTCGAGCGCCTCGGCGACCGCCTTGTTGGTGAGTTTGAGCGCCTCGGCGACGGTTTTGCCCTTGACCATCTCGGTGGCCATGGAGCTCGTCGCCACGGCGGCGCCGCAGCCGAACGTCTTGAATTTGATGTCGGTGATGACCTCGCTGTCGTCGATCTTCATGTAGATTTTCATGATGTCGCCGCACTTGGCGTTGCCGACCTCGCTGACGGCGTTCGCGTCGGGGATCTCGCCGACGTTTCGGGGATTGCTGAAATGATCCATTACCTTTGCGCTGTACATGGGGCGTTGTCTCTCCTTTCTATTTTGCGGCCTTTTCGTAGAGCGGCGACATGGCGCGCAGCTTTTCGATGACGGGGGGAATGACCTCGAGCAGATAGTCGATGTCCTCCTCGGTGTTGTCCTCACTCAGCGACAGGCGCAGCGAGCCGTGCGCGAGCTCGTGGGGCAGACCGATGGACAGCAGCACATGCGACGGGTCGAGCGAGCCCGAGGCACAGGCAGAGCCTGTCGAGGCGCAGATGCCGTTCATGTCGAGCATCAGAAGAATCGACTCGCCCTCGACATAGGGGAAGCCGATGTTGACGTTGCCGGGCAGGCGGCGATCACGGTCACCGTTCAAAAAGGCCTCCGGCACCTTGAGAAGCCCGTCGATGAGCCGCTCGCGCATGGCGAGCACCCGGCGGTTGTTCTCGGCCATGTTGCCGACGGCGAGCGTGAGGGCCTTTGCGAGCCCCACGATGCCGGCGACGTTCTCCGTGCCGGCGCGCCGGCCGCGCTCCTGTCCGCCGCCCGCGATCAGATTGTCAATCAGGATGCCGTTTTTGATGGTCAGCACGCCCACGCCTTTCGGCCCGTGGAACTTGTGCGCCGAGAGCGAGAGCATGTCAATGCCCATTTTCGCGATGTCGATCGGCACATGGCCGACCGCCTGCACCGCGTCGGTGTGAAAGAGGATCCCGTGCGCATGGGCTGCGGCCGCGAGCTCTTCGATGGGCTGAATGGTGCCGATTTCATTGTTGGCGAACATGATGCTCACGAGGGTGGTGTCGGGCCGGATGGCCGCCTTGAGATCTTCGACGCGCACGATGCCGTCGCTGTGGACGTCGAGATAGGTGACCTCAAAGCCCTCTTTCTCGAGCTGGGCCATGGTGTGAAGCACGGCGTGGTGTTCAAATTTGGTGGTGATGAGGTGCCGGCCCTTCTGGGCGAAGCGGTGCGCGGCGCCCTTGAGCGCCCAGTTGTCCGCCTCGCTGCCGCAGGCGGTGAAGTAGACCTCGCTCGGCTTGCAGCCGAGCGCCTGCGCAACATCGGCGCGGGCTGCGTCAACGGCGGCCTTGGCCTGCGCGCCGATGGAGTAGAGGCTCGACGGATTGCCGAATTCGTTTTGGTAGTAGGTGCTCATGGCCTCAAAGACCTCGGGATGTACTTTTGTGGTCGCCGCATTGTCGGCGTATACAAAGCGTTTCATGGCAGTTCACTCCTTTGCCGGATGGCATCGAGCCATCCGCATATCACAGGTGGTTTATTGGGGCAGGCTGTTCTCCTGCTCAAAGGCTTCGTCCACAGCCGTCGGGGCACGGCTCGCCGCCACCGCCAGCTCGTCGCAGCGGTTGTTGCCCGCGTTCGACTCGTGGCCCTTGACCCAGACAAAGCGCACTTTGTGGCGCTCGAGAAGCGCCAGAAGCCGCTGCCAGAGATCGCGGTTGAGAGCGGGCTTGTTGTCCGCCTTGCGCCAGCCGCGCCTCTGCCACGAGTCAACCCAGCCCTTTTCAATGGCGTCGACAAGGTACTTCGAGTCGCTGTAGAGAGTGACGGCGCAGGGCTCCTGGAGCAGTTCGAGCGCCCGGATGGCGCCGAGCAGCTCCATGCGGTTGTTTGTGGTGCGGCGGTAGCCCTCGCTGAGCTCGCGCCGGTGCGGGCCGTACTGCAGGATGGCGCCGTAGCCGCCAGGGCCGGGGTTCCCGCTGCAGGCGCCGTCGGTGTAGATGGTCACTTCTTTCATGATGGAAGTCCCTTCGTCCTAAAGTATACTACTTTGGTAGATAATTCGCAAGAGGGTTTACCATCTCATTTTATCCGCTGCGGCAGCGCCGGTCAAGAGCGGCGGTGGTCCCGGATGAAATCGCGGTACCAGAGCGCGCTGTCCTTGGGCGTGCGCTCGCCCGTGTCAAAGTTCACATGGGTGATGCCGAAGCGCCGGGTGTAGCCGTGGGCCCATTCGAAATTGTCAAGCAGACTCCACACATAGTAGCCGCGCACATCGACCCAGTCGAGCAGCAGCTGTTCGACCGCCTCGATGTGACGGCGCAGATAGTCGGTGCGCTTCTCGTCGTGGACGGCGCCGCCGGTGAGCTCGTCGTCAAAGGCGGCGCCGTTTTCGGTGATGTAGAGCGGCTTTCTCAGAGTGCGGTAGACCCGTTTGCAGACGTCGCGCAGGCCGTCCGGATCGATAGTCCAGCCCATGTCGGTGGCCTCGTCGCCGGGGTCGTCGGCGAGCACACAGTTCATCTGACTGGGGCAGTGCGCGGCGCGCACGCGGGCGCGCGTGTAGTAGTTGACGCCCACAAAGTCCACGGGCTGCGCGATGATCTCCATATCGCCATGGTGCACATCAGGGTGGCATTTGGCGCGCCGCAGAAAGCCCGCGGGAAGCGGCGGATAGCGCCCCTCGCCGAGCGCGCTTAAAAACCACTCGTTGTAGAAGAGGTCGAGCTTGAAGCGCGCGAAGCGGTCGCGCGGCCTGGGGGAATCCGGGACATATTTGACCAGGTTGAGTACGATGCCGATCTTGGAGCGCAGCCCCGCCTCACGAAAGCGCTGCACCGCGAGTCCGTGGGCGAGCAGAAGATGGTGGGCCGCGGCCATGGCCTTTGCCATGTCGCGCTCGCCCGGTGCGTGCTCGCCGGTGATGTAGCCGAGGCTTGCGATGACCGACGGCTCGTTGATGGTGACCCAGTAGTCGACGTCGTCGCCGAACAGCGAGAAGAGCCGTGTGGCAAAGTCGGCGAAGACCTGCGCCGTCTCACGGCTGGCAAAGCCGCCGCGCCGCGCAAGCCAGACAGGCAGATCCCAGTGGTAGAGGGTCGCCATAACGGAGATGCCCGCGTCGTGAAGCGCGGCGAAGAGCTCGCGGTAAAAGCGCACGCCCTGCTCATTCGGCTCGGGGGAATCGGTGGGAAACAGGCGCGGCCAGGAGAAGCTCATCCGGTAGGACGTCACGCCGAGCTCGCGCATGAGCGCCACATCCTCGCGGAAGCGGTGGTAGTGGTCGCAGGCGACCGCTCCGTCGCTGCCGTCGGCGATGCGGCTGTGGTCCTCGCAGAAAGCGTCCCAGATGCCGGCGGTGCGCCCGTCCTCGAGGGCCGCGCCCTCAATCTGGTAGGAGGAGGTCGCGACGCCCCACTCAAAGTTCTTTGGAAAGAGATTGGTCATGTGACACCTCGCCTTTCACGGCGCTCGGCCGAACTGGTATTGTCACCCAGTAGCATTGCCATTTGGACCCTACTTATTACTATTACCGCGTATCGCATCGTGTGACGGCCGCCGCGTAAACCGCGCAAAAAAGGGACTGCCCTGCGGCAGTCCCCACTTGAATGGGAAAGAAAAACATCAGCTTCTGTGATTTTGAATGGTGATCCAGAGGTGACCGGCCGCGAAGACGGCGGCTGCCAGAGCCAGCAGCCAGTGCCGCAGCGCCAGAGCACTGAGCGAGAAGATGGCCGCTGGAAGAACGGCGAGCGCCAGAGCCCGCGGCAGTGTCTGTGCCCTGAAATAGAGCACCCAGACGACGAGGTAGGCGAGCAGCAGACCGGCGACTGCGAACAGGTAGAAAAGAAAGCCGGCCACGCTGAAAAAGCCGAATTCCCCCACGCCCAGAGGCAGAATCATCAGGGCCATACAGGCGCAGCGCCCCACCTGTTCGGCCGCGGCGGCCACCCGTGGGACACGCCGGCTCTGCGCTGTCCCCGCGCCCCTCGCGGCCCAGAGAAGATTGGGCACGAGCATCACAGCGACGACTGCAAGGCCCATCCAGCTGATCCAGTTTAACTGCATAAGTATCCTCCCGTGTCGGGGCGTCGGCGGCGCTACTCGCCGACGATGCGGCGGATCTGCTCGACGCGCTCGTCGAAATGCTCCGCGCGAAAGAGCGCCCGGCCGACGACAAACCGGTCGGCGCCGGCCTCTTTGACCAGCGGCAGCTCCTCGAGGCCGACGTTTCCGTCGACGAGGATGTGGGCGCTGTCGCCGAAGATCTCGCGCGCCTCGCGGATGCGCTCGAGCGTGTAGCGGTTGAATTCAAACTGGCCGTTGTCAGGCTCGCCCGTCATGATCTGCAGATAGTCGATCTTGCCGACGTAGTAGCGCATCTCGTGCAGAGATTCCAGCGGGAAGAGCGCGATGCCGGGGGAGGAGCCCATGGCGCGAATCTGCTGAATGAACTGGCTCGGATAGAGCACGTGGCGCGGGTGGAAGAGAACGCTGTGGATGTTGCCGATCTGTCCGAGACGGTCGATGTAGTACGAGGGATTTTGCACCATCACATGGACGTTGAAGCCGATGTCGGAGTACCGGCGCATCCCCTCGAGCACTTTCATTCCAAAGGAGATGTTCGGGAAAAAGTTGCCGTCCTGCACATCCACGTGCATGGTCTCGAAGCCGGCGCGGTCGACTTTCATCAGCTCGTCGTGCAAAAAGAGATGGTCGGCTGAATTGATGGATGGAAAGACTGTTTTCATGATGACTCCCTCTGTTTTAGACGATGATTGCTACTCGGCGAGCACATAGGGGCGCAGCATCTCGTAGACGCGCGCAGGGTCGTGCTCGGCGCGCAGCGCCGAGATGGTCTCGGGGCTCTGCACGATCTTCATGAGATTCTGCAGCATGGTCAGGTGCATCTTGCCGTTTTGCAGCACCAGAATGAACACGAGCCCCACGCCGATCTTCTGCTCCTTGTCAACCATACTTGAAAAGGGCACGAGCTCTTTGAGCGTGATGGCGAGAACGGCCGAGGCGTTTACATGGCTGCTCTCGACGTGGGGAATGGCCACATTGACCTCGCCCACCGGCACGCCGGTGGGGTAGCTCTGCTCCCTCTCGCAGATCGCGTCAAAGAAGCTGTCTTTGACAAGCCCACGTTCGCGCAGCAGCGCCGCCGCCCTCTCAAAGATCTCCGTGTCGCTCGACGCCTCCATATCACAGACGACGAGATCGCGGTCAAACAGTATCGCCTCGCCCATGGCAGTTGCCCTCCCAAACATTGATTTTGTCGGAATATTCGAGTTCAGTCCTATAGTATCATCATATGGAATCATTCGTCAATTCCATACCGGCGTATTATTACAGTTGTCTTACAAATCCCAAAAAATCTGGATTTTGGCGTGAGGGCTATTATAATAGAGACGTAGAAATCTGTTATTTTGAGGGAGCGTCTCATGCGAAGAAAACTCTGCGCGCTTGCGCTGACTGTTCTGCTGCTTGTGCTGTCTGTCTGCCCGGCCTCGGCCGACGGCGGGTGGAGAGTTCTCTTTGACGACGAATTTTATACCGTCCCGGACACCACTCCCATGGTGGTGCAGGACGGCGTGGTCTACTTTCCCATTGACGAGTTTCTCGAGAAGTTCTCGGCGACCTACATCTACGAGGTCTACTCGGGGAGCCTCACCATCTTCCGCGACAAGCAGATATTGACCATGAACATCTACAGCGGCCGTGTTGTGACCGATGACAAGCGCGTTCTCTACGCGAAGACCTTTTTCACAAACGGCACGTTCTATGTGCCGGTGGAGTTCCTCTGCGGCGAGTTCGGCGCGTCGTTTTCGCTGCTGTCGGACGGCACGCCCCGCATCGTCACCAAAAGTACGCTGACAAATCTGCAATTTGAGCTGATTCAAAGCACCATGACAAGCGAGAATCCCGGCTCGAAGAGC harbors:
- the mnmA gene encoding tRNA 2-thiouridine(34) synthase MnmA, whose amino-acid sequence is MNQTVVLGLSGGVDSSVAAGLLQQAGFDVVGVMLQIPHAASPVDDARRVAAALDIPLITADVAERFEKYVIAPFAAEYRAGRTPNPCVVCNPSVKFHTLLSIADDLGAEYVATGHYARVARAQTGGRHLLLRAANRQKDQSYMLYRLGQDVLARLLLPLAELDKQAVRALAGEQGLVTADKPDSQEICFVPDGDHAAFLERHTGASPAGDFVDGQGCVLGRHRGVIRYTVGQRKGLGVSLGYQAFVSAIDAGANTVTLTADERELFHGGVTLTDCVFHPFERLDAPMRVTAKIRFAAREAAALATPLGGGAVRVDFDEPQRAPAPGQSCVLYDGDTVVGGGFIR
- the nifU gene encoding Fe-S cluster assembly scaffold protein NifU, translated to MYSAKVMDHFSNPRNVGEIPDANAVSEVGNAKCGDIMKIYMKIDDSEVITDIKFKTFGCGAAVATSSMATEMVKGKTVAEALKLTNKAVAEALDGLPPVKMHCSVLAEEAIKSAIIDYYKRKGVDPTPIVGCDGNCACCAHE
- the nifS gene encoding cysteine desulfurase NifS — its product is MKRFVYADNAATTKVHPEVFEAMSTYYQNEFGNPSSLYSIGAQAKAAVDAARADVAQALGCKPSEVYFTACGSEADNWALKGAAHRFAQKGRHLITTKFEHHAVLHTMAQLEKEGFEVTYLDVHSDGIVRVEDLKAAIRPDTTLVSIMFANNEIGTIQPIEELAAAAHAHGILFHTDAVQAVGHVPIDIAKMGIDMLSLSAHKFHGPKGVGVLTIKNGILIDNLIAGGGQERGRRAGTENVAGIVGLAKALTLAVGNMAENNRRVLAMRERLIDGLLKVPEAFLNGDRDRRLPGNVNIGFPYVEGESILLMLDMNGICASTGSACASGSLDPSHVLLSIGLPHELAHGSLRLSLSEDNTEEDIDYLLEVIPPVIEKLRAMSPLYEKAAK
- the rnhA gene encoding ribonuclease HI translates to MKEVTIYTDGACSGNPGPGGYGAILQYGPHRRELSEGYRRTTNNRMELLGAIRALELLQEPCAVTLYSDSKYLVDAIEKGWVDSWQRRGWRKADNKPALNRDLWQRLLALLERHKVRFVWVKGHESNAGNNRCDELAVAASRAPTAVDEAFEQENSLPQ
- a CDS encoding GH1 family beta-glucosidase, producing the protein MTNLFPKNFEWGVATSSYQIEGAALEDGRTAGIWDAFCEDHSRIADGSDGAVACDHYHRFREDVALMRELGVTSYRMSFSWPRLFPTDSPEPNEQGVRFYRELFAALHDAGISVMATLYHWDLPVWLARRGGFASRETAQVFADFATRLFSLFGDDVDYWVTINEPSVIASLGYITGEHAPGERDMAKAMAAAHHLLLAHGLAVQRFREAGLRSKIGIVLNLVKYVPDSPRPRDRFARFKLDLFYNEWFLSALGEGRYPPLPAGFLRRAKCHPDVHHGDMEIIAQPVDFVGVNYYTRARVRAAHCPSQMNCVLADDPGDEATDMGWTIDPDGLRDVCKRVYRTLRKPLYITENGAAFDDELTGGAVHDEKRTDYLRRHIEAVEQLLLDWVDVRGYYVWSLLDNFEWAHGYTRRFGITHVNFDTGERTPKDSALWYRDFIRDHRRS
- a CDS encoding ribulose-phosphate 3-epimerase; its protein translation is MKTVFPSINSADHLFLHDELMKVDRAGFETMHVDVQDGNFFPNISFGMKVLEGMRRYSDIGFNVHVMVQNPSYYIDRLGQIGNIHSVLFHPRHVLYPSQFIQQIRAMGSSPGIALFPLESLHEMRYYVGKIDYLQIMTGEPDNGQFEFNRYTLERIREAREIFGDSAHILVDGNVGLEELPLVKEAGADRFVVGRALFRAEHFDERVEQIRRIVGE
- a CDS encoding PTS sugar transporter subunit IIA, which gives rise to MGEAILFDRDLVVCDMEASSDTEIFERAAALLRERGLVKDSFFDAICEREQSYPTGVPVGEVNVAIPHVESSHVNASAVLAITLKELVPFSSMVDKEQKIGVGLVFILVLQNGKMHLTMLQNLMKIVQSPETISALRAEHDPARVYEMLRPYVLAE